A DNA window from Micromonospora inyonensis contains the following coding sequences:
- a CDS encoding alpha,alpha-trehalose-phosphate synthase (UDP-forming) produces the protein MTVRSSFVVVANRLPVDEVSTPEGRQWRRSPGGLVTALHPVLAERQGTWVGWAGGTGAAPEPFELEGIRLHPVPLSADELERYYEGQSNATIWPLYHDAVETPAYKRRWRDAYRLVNARFAEAAADVAAEGATVWVQDYQLQLVPAMLRELRPDLRIGFFLHIPFPPIELFMQMPLRAEVLRGLLGADLVGFQQRLAAQNFVRLARHLLGLRYEGQMIQVDGRQVKAGAFPISIDVREMERLASDPAIQARAKQIREELGNPKTIILGVDRLDYTKGIELRLKAFRELLSDGKLTVPDAVMVQVATPSRERVEHYQALRVKVEREVGRINGEYGRVGVPAVHYLHQSYSRSELAAMYVAADVMMVTPLRDGMNLVAKEYVASRADQGGALVLSEFAGAATELRQAFLCNPHDPEAVKEALLKAVHVERTEARRRMRIMQRHLRTHDVGHWARSFLSELGTPGVEAAA, from the coding sequence GTGACCGTCCGTAGCTCCTTTGTCGTAGTGGCGAACCGTCTACCGGTCGACGAGGTGAGCACCCCGGAGGGACGGCAGTGGCGCCGGAGCCCGGGCGGACTCGTCACCGCGTTGCACCCGGTCCTCGCCGAGCGTCAGGGCACCTGGGTCGGGTGGGCCGGTGGCACCGGCGCCGCCCCCGAACCGTTCGAGCTGGAGGGCATCCGGCTGCACCCGGTGCCGTTGAGCGCCGACGAGCTGGAGCGCTACTACGAGGGGCAGTCCAACGCCACCATCTGGCCGCTCTACCACGACGCGGTGGAGACCCCGGCGTACAAGCGACGCTGGCGGGACGCGTACCGGCTGGTCAACGCCCGGTTCGCGGAGGCCGCGGCGGACGTGGCGGCCGAGGGCGCGACGGTCTGGGTGCAGGACTACCAGCTCCAGCTGGTCCCGGCGATGCTCCGTGAGCTCCGCCCCGACCTGCGGATCGGTTTCTTCCTGCACATCCCCTTCCCGCCGATCGAGCTGTTCATGCAGATGCCGCTGCGTGCCGAGGTGCTGCGCGGCCTGCTCGGGGCGGACCTGGTCGGCTTCCAGCAGCGGCTGGCCGCGCAGAACTTCGTCCGGCTGGCCCGGCACCTGCTCGGGCTGCGCTACGAGGGGCAGATGATCCAGGTCGACGGACGCCAGGTGAAGGCCGGCGCGTTCCCGATCTCGATCGACGTACGGGAGATGGAGCGGCTCGCCTCCGACCCGGCCATCCAGGCCCGTGCCAAGCAGATCCGGGAGGAGTTGGGCAATCCGAAGACGATCATCCTGGGCGTGGACCGGCTGGACTACACCAAGGGCATCGAGCTGCGCCTGAAGGCCTTCCGTGAGCTGCTCTCTGACGGAAAGCTGACAGTCCCGGACGCCGTCATGGTGCAGGTGGCCACCCCAAGCCGGGAACGGGTCGAACATTATCAGGCACTCAGAGTGAAGGTCGAGCGCGAAGTCGGCCGGATCAACGGCGAGTACGGACGGGTCGGCGTGCCGGCGGTTCACTATCTCCACCAGTCGTACTCCCGCAGTGAGCTCGCCGCCATGTATGTTGCGGCGGACGTGATGATGGTGACCCCCCTGCGAGACGGAATGAATTTGGTGGCCAAGGAGTACGTGGCATCGCGCGCCGACCAGGGCGGCGCGCTCGTGCTCAGTGAGTTTGCCGGGGCAGCGACGGAGCTGCGCCAGGCTTTTCTGTGTAACCCGCACGACCCGGAAGCGGTCAAGGAAGCCCTGCTGAAGGCTGTGCACGTGGAGCGGACGGAGGCCCGCCGCCGCATGCGAATCATGCAACGACACCTCAGGACCCATGACGTGGGTCACTGGGCCAGGTCGTTCCTCAGCGAACTCGGCACACCCGGCGTGGAGGCTGCTGCGTGA
- the ettA gene encoding energy-dependent translational throttle protein EttA, translating into MAQYIYVLEKARKAHGDKVVLDNVTLSFLPGAKIGVVGPNGAGKSSLLKIMAGLDRPSNGEARLMPGFSVGLLAQEPPLNDAKTVLGNVEEAVAETKAKLERFNKIAEQMATDYSDELMEEMGKLQEELDHADAWDIDSKLELAMDALRCPPPDADVTQLSGGERRRVALCKLLLEAPDLLLLDEPTNHLDAESVQWLEQHLAKYAGTVLAITHDRYFLDNVAGWILELDRGRAVGYEGNYSTYLEKKAARLSVEGRRDAKMKKRLSEELEWVRSNAKARQTKSKARLDRYDEMAAEAEKTRKLDFEEIQIPPGPRLGNTVIEANGLTKGFGDRVLIDNLSFSLPRNGIVGIIGPNGVGKTTLFKTIVGLEQPTSGQVRVGETVSLSYVDQNRQGLAGDKTVWEVVSDGLDHLMVGKVEMPSRAYIAAFGFKGPDQQKPTKVLSGGERNRLNLALTLKIGGNVILLDEPTNDLDVETLSSLENALLEFPGCAVVISHDRMFLDRVATHILAWEGDEENPAKWFWFEGNFESYEKNKIDRLGAEAARPHRITYRKLTRD; encoded by the coding sequence GTGGCCCAGTACATCTACGTCCTGGAAAAGGCGCGCAAGGCGCACGGCGACAAGGTCGTGCTCGACAACGTGACGCTGAGCTTCCTGCCCGGTGCCAAGATCGGTGTGGTCGGCCCGAACGGCGCGGGTAAGTCCAGCCTGCTCAAGATCATGGCGGGGCTGGACCGGCCGAGCAACGGCGAGGCCCGGCTGATGCCCGGCTTCTCCGTCGGCCTGCTCGCCCAGGAGCCCCCGCTCAACGACGCCAAGACCGTGCTCGGCAACGTCGAGGAGGCGGTCGCCGAGACCAAGGCCAAGCTGGAGCGGTTCAACAAGATCGCCGAGCAGATGGCGACCGACTACTCCGACGAGCTGATGGAGGAGATGGGCAAGCTCCAGGAGGAGCTGGACCACGCCGACGCGTGGGACATCGACTCCAAGCTCGAACTGGCGATGGACGCGCTGCGCTGCCCGCCGCCGGACGCCGACGTCACCCAGCTCTCCGGTGGCGAGCGCCGTCGGGTGGCGCTGTGCAAGCTGCTGCTGGAGGCCCCCGACCTGCTCCTGCTCGACGAGCCCACCAACCACCTGGACGCGGAGAGCGTGCAGTGGCTGGAGCAGCACCTGGCCAAGTACGCCGGCACCGTCCTGGCGATCACCCACGACCGGTACTTCCTGGACAACGTGGCCGGCTGGATCCTCGAACTGGACCGGGGCCGGGCCGTCGGGTACGAGGGCAACTACTCCACGTACCTGGAGAAGAAGGCCGCCCGGCTCTCCGTCGAGGGTCGCCGGGACGCCAAGATGAAGAAGCGCCTCTCCGAGGAACTGGAGTGGGTCCGCTCCAACGCCAAGGCCCGGCAGACCAAGTCCAAGGCCCGGCTCGACCGGTACGACGAGATGGCCGCCGAGGCGGAGAAGACCCGGAAGCTGGACTTCGAGGAGATCCAGATCCCGCCGGGCCCGCGCCTGGGCAACACGGTCATCGAGGCGAACGGCCTGACCAAGGGCTTCGGCGACCGGGTGCTGATCGACAACCTCTCCTTCTCGCTGCCGCGCAACGGCATCGTCGGCATCATCGGCCCGAACGGCGTCGGCAAGACCACCCTCTTCAAGACCATCGTCGGGCTGGAGCAGCCGACCAGCGGTCAGGTCCGGGTCGGTGAGACCGTCTCCCTCTCCTACGTCGACCAGAACCGGCAGGGTCTGGCCGGCGACAAGACCGTCTGGGAGGTCGTCTCCGACGGGCTGGACCACCTCATGGTGGGCAAGGTCGAGATGCCGTCCCGGGCGTACATCGCGGCGTTCGGCTTCAAGGGGCCGGACCAGCAGAAGCCGACCAAGGTGCTCTCCGGCGGCGAGCGCAACCGGCTCAACCTGGCGCTGACCCTGAAGATCGGCGGGAACGTGATCCTGCTCGACGAGCCGACCAACGACCTGGACGTGGAGACCCTCTCCAGCCTGGAGAACGCGCTGCTGGAGTTCCCCGGCTGCGCCGTGGTCATCTCCCACGACCGGATGTTCCTGGACCGGGTCGCCACGCACATCCTGGCCTGGGAGGGCGACGAGGAGAACCCGGCGAAGTGGTTCTGGTTCGAGGGCAACTTCGAGTCGTACGAGAAGAACAAGATCGACCGGCTGGGTGCCGAGGCGGCCCGCCCGCACCGGATCACCTACCGCAAGCTCACCCGCGACTGA
- a CDS encoding acyl-CoA thioesterase, whose product MSDRFVYHCTLRWSDLDAYGHVNNARFLTLYEEARVALMFAGGRAWGVGSFAEGVVIARHEIDYVRPVDYALGRTSAEAAPTVRIELWVEAIRRAAFTIAYEMYDGDVLASRARSVLVPYDLAEKRLRRLTDAERTFLENYTLPPLREPV is encoded by the coding sequence ATGAGCGACCGGTTCGTCTACCACTGCACGCTGCGCTGGTCCGACCTGGACGCGTACGGCCACGTCAACAACGCGCGCTTCCTCACCCTCTACGAGGAGGCGCGGGTGGCGTTGATGTTCGCCGGTGGTCGGGCGTGGGGGGTCGGCTCGTTCGCCGAGGGCGTGGTCATCGCCCGGCACGAGATCGACTACGTCCGCCCGGTCGACTACGCCCTCGGCCGGACCAGCGCGGAGGCGGCCCCGACCGTCCGGATCGAGCTCTGGGTGGAGGCGATCCGGCGGGCCGCCTTCACCATCGCGTACGAGATGTACGACGGTGACGTGCTGGCCAGCCGGGCCCGGTCGGTGCTGGTCCCGTACGACCTCGCGGAGAAGCGGCTGCGCCGCCTCACCGACGCCGAACGGACCTTCCTGGAGAACTACACCCTGCCGCCGTTGCGGGAGCCGGTGTGA
- a CDS encoding YbjN domain-containing protein, with protein sequence MPWWSWRPGHASGGEPDNRSGITVEGNVRVGPPAPREPGDDCLSAAAADRTVRTEMSAAVAPVNLGRVCDALDLLDVRYLADGDGNLLAMWERHAVLVTLEGPEDEILVMRARPHATVPPDWADRAYRVVNEWNHTRRFCKAYIGDPTERGQLPIYAELQVPLGAGTHDALLVELLDCGAAVATNFVDWLHDEGALL encoded by the coding sequence ATGCCGTGGTGGTCATGGCGCCCCGGCCACGCCAGTGGTGGCGAGCCGGACAATCGGAGTGGGATCACAGTGGAGGGCAACGTCCGGGTCGGACCACCGGCACCACGCGAGCCGGGAGACGACTGTCTCTCCGCCGCCGCCGCTGACCGGACGGTGCGTACGGAGATGTCGGCCGCCGTCGCCCCGGTGAACCTCGGCCGGGTCTGCGACGCGCTCGACCTGTTGGACGTCCGCTACCTTGCGGACGGCGACGGCAACCTGCTGGCCATGTGGGAACGACACGCGGTGCTGGTCACGCTGGAGGGGCCGGAGGACGAGATCCTCGTCATGCGGGCCCGTCCACACGCGACCGTTCCACCGGACTGGGCCGACCGGGCGTACCGGGTGGTCAACGAGTGGAACCACACGCGTCGGTTCTGCAAGGCGTACATCGGTGACCCGACCGAGCGCGGGCAACTGCCGATCTACGCCGAACTCCAGGTGCCGCTCGGCGCGGGGACCCACGACGCGCTCCTGGTCGAGCTGCTCGACTGTGGCGCGGCGGTCGCGACGAACTTCGTCGACTGGTTGCACGACGAGGGCGCCCTGCTCTGA
- a CDS encoding globin, giving the protein MTAAGDSDRTQPTTTFFEAVGGEPTFRRLVDEFYAGVAADPLLRPMYPEEDLGPAADRLTLFLMQYWGGPNTYSAQRGHPRLRMRHAPFRIGPAERDAWLRHMRQAVDSLDLSPDAATTLWDYLERAAYFMVNMMDDPAVR; this is encoded by the coding sequence GTGACTGCCGCAGGTGACTCCGACCGGACCCAGCCGACGACGACCTTCTTCGAGGCGGTCGGGGGTGAGCCGACATTCCGCCGGCTGGTCGACGAGTTCTACGCCGGTGTCGCCGCCGACCCGCTGCTGCGCCCGATGTACCCCGAGGAGGACCTCGGCCCGGCCGCCGACCGGCTGACGCTGTTCCTGATGCAGTACTGGGGCGGGCCGAACACCTACTCCGCCCAGCGCGGGCACCCCCGGCTGCGGATGCGGCACGCGCCGTTCCGGATCGGCCCCGCCGAGCGGGACGCCTGGTTGCGGCACATGCGACAGGCGGTCGACTCCCTGGACCTGTCGCCGGACGCGGCCACGACGCTCTGGGACTACCTGGAGCGGGCGGCGTACTTCATGGTCAACATGATGGACGACCCGGCCGTACGCTGA
- a CDS encoding MFS transporter, with protein MEATVSDERPLHEGPATFGEVFAQREYRAVLTATTLSWIGDYIAKAAVTVLVYRETDSVALSAAAFAVSYLPWLVGGPLLSTVADRCRYRSVMVNSDLFRMALVALVAVPHLPVWAILGLLFATTLANPPSQAARSALMPVILTGDKLVVGLSVNSSVGQAAQVTGYLVGAAIATASPTVALLVNAASFGASALIVRLGVRDHPRVTTGDPRASLLRETGDGFRIVFGTPVLRSIAVLVFSSMLFSIVPEGLAGAWAGERSDGGVDAAATQAVIMAAAPVGFILGGLIIGRAVRPARRVALIRPFAVLAPLVLVPALLDPPPGVVALLVAVCGFSVAGLLPVANGLFVRALPDGYRARAFGVMATGMQVIQGSAVIVTGLLAERFSIPRVVGLWSAAGVLLMLVVVARWPSTTAFDAAIAAAKAPGPHPGSAAPVGGGTPAGTAGRAAAPVAEGARDEGPMPGRRAAAGGTATL; from the coding sequence ATGGAGGCCACGGTGTCCGACGAGCGACCCCTCCACGAAGGTCCGGCCACCTTCGGTGAAGTGTTCGCCCAGCGCGAGTACCGGGCGGTCCTGACGGCCACCACCCTCTCCTGGATCGGCGACTACATCGCGAAGGCCGCGGTGACCGTCCTGGTCTACCGGGAGACCGACTCGGTGGCCCTGTCGGCGGCGGCGTTCGCGGTGAGCTACCTCCCGTGGCTCGTCGGCGGCCCGCTGCTGTCCACGGTGGCCGACCGGTGCCGGTACCGGTCCGTGATGGTCAACTCCGACCTGTTCCGGATGGCGCTGGTCGCGTTGGTCGCCGTGCCGCACCTGCCGGTCTGGGCGATTCTCGGTCTCCTCTTCGCGACCACCCTGGCCAACCCGCCGAGCCAGGCCGCGCGCTCGGCGCTCATGCCGGTGATCCTCACCGGCGACAAGCTGGTGGTCGGCCTCTCGGTCAACAGCAGCGTCGGGCAGGCGGCCCAGGTGACCGGCTACCTCGTCGGCGCCGCCATCGCCACCGCCAGCCCCACGGTCGCGCTGCTGGTCAACGCGGCCAGCTTCGGCGCGTCCGCGTTGATCGTGCGGCTCGGTGTCCGCGACCATCCCCGGGTCACCACCGGCGATCCCCGTGCGTCCCTGCTGCGCGAGACCGGGGACGGGTTCCGGATCGTCTTCGGCACCCCGGTGCTGCGGTCGATCGCCGTGCTGGTGTTCAGCTCGATGCTCTTCTCCATCGTCCCCGAGGGGCTGGCCGGCGCCTGGGCGGGTGAGCGGTCGGACGGAGGCGTGGACGCCGCCGCCACCCAGGCGGTGATCATGGCCGCCGCGCCGGTCGGCTTCATCCTCGGCGGTCTGATCATCGGACGCGCCGTCCGGCCCGCCCGCCGGGTGGCCCTGATCCGGCCGTTCGCCGTGCTGGCGCCCCTGGTCCTGGTGCCGGCTCTGCTCGACCCACCGCCGGGCGTGGTGGCGCTGCTCGTCGCGGTCTGCGGCTTCTCGGTGGCCGGGCTGCTGCCGGTCGCCAACGGGCTCTTCGTCCGGGCCCTGCCCGACGGCTACCGCGCCCGGGCGTTCGGCGTCATGGCGACCGGCATGCAGGTGATCCAGGGCTCCGCCGTGATCGTCACGGGTTTGCTCGCCGAGCGGTTCTCCATTCCCCGCGTGGTCGGGCTCTGGAGCGCGGCCGGCGTGCTCCTGATGCTGGTGGTGGTGGCCCGCTGGCCGAGCACCACCGCCTTCGACGCCGCCATCGCCGCAGCCAAGGCGCCAGGTCCGCACCCCGGCTCCGCAGCACCGGTAGGCGGTGGCACCCCCGCCGGGACGGCCGGGCGCGCTGCCGCGCCGGTCGCCGAGGGGGCACGTGACGAGGGCCCGATGCCGGGGCGGCGCGCGGCGGCGGGCGGCACCGCCACGCTGTGA
- a CDS encoding mechanosensitive ion channel family protein: MTAAPPTPPATETPTLELSPDCLSDALCKNVYDLTGSTWFAEGSYWILLKPLRIVMILLLAVAARFLLHRAIRRLVRSTTDAAVPTLLKPLRERIPTAATEPGEFVPERRRQRAEAIGSVLSSMVTAFVFGIALLMILKEFSFDLAPLLASAGIAGVALGFGAQSLVKDLIAGLFMLLEDQYGVGDTVDVGEATGVVESVGLRVTTVRDARGVLWYIRNGEIVRVGNKSQGWALVVVDLPIGFASTEEATAVLRTAAASVALDPDLAPQIVEPPEVLGVEQVTIDGAVLRTVVKTSADGQFAVGRELRRRLAEALENSGITAKIAAARFYPGIPAAGPAASV; encoded by the coding sequence GTGACTGCTGCCCCGCCGACGCCACCGGCCACGGAGACCCCGACGCTGGAGCTCAGCCCCGACTGCCTCTCCGACGCGCTCTGCAAGAACGTCTACGACCTGACCGGCTCCACCTGGTTCGCCGAGGGCAGCTACTGGATCCTGCTCAAGCCGCTGCGGATCGTGATGATCCTCCTGCTGGCCGTCGCCGCCCGGTTCCTGCTGCACCGGGCGATCAGGCGGCTGGTCCGGAGCACGACGGACGCGGCGGTGCCGACCCTGCTCAAGCCGCTGCGGGAGCGGATCCCCACCGCCGCCACCGAGCCCGGGGAGTTCGTACCCGAGCGGCGTCGGCAGCGGGCCGAGGCCATCGGGTCGGTGCTGAGCAGCATGGTCACCGCCTTCGTGTTCGGCATCGCCCTGCTGATGATCCTCAAGGAGTTCAGCTTCGATCTCGCGCCCCTGCTGGCCAGCGCCGGCATCGCGGGCGTGGCGCTGGGCTTCGGCGCGCAGAGCCTGGTCAAGGATCTGATCGCCGGGCTGTTCATGCTGCTGGAGGACCAGTACGGCGTGGGCGACACGGTGGACGTGGGCGAGGCGACCGGGGTGGTCGAGTCGGTGGGCCTGCGGGTCACCACTGTCCGCGACGCCCGGGGGGTGCTCTGGTACATCCGCAACGGCGAGATCGTCCGGGTCGGCAACAAGAGCCAGGGGTGGGCACTGGTCGTGGTCGACCTGCCGATCGGGTTCGCCAGCACGGAGGAGGCCACCGCGGTGCTGCGGACCGCCGCGGCGTCGGTGGCGCTCGACCCGGACCTGGCCCCGCAGATCGTGGAGCCACCCGAGGTGCTCGGCGTGGAGCAGGTGACCATCGACGGCGCGGTGCTCCGTACGGTGGTCAAGACGAGCGCGGACGGGCAGTTCGCGGTCGGTCGGGAGTTGCGCCGCCGGCTGGCCGAGGCCCTGGAGAACTCGGGCATCACCGCAAAGATCGCCGCAGCCCGCTTCTACCCCGGCATCCCCGCGGCCGGGCCGGCCGCCTCGGTCTGA
- a CDS encoding HNH endonuclease — protein sequence MPDIRPAMGSGALVLNATYEPLCVVSVRRAAILVLTAKAVCVADGDGVLHSAFDALPVPSVVRLTRFVRVPYRTHVGLSRRAIFARDGWRCAYCRGPAETIDHVFPRSRGGRHVWENVVAACARCNHTKGDKTPAEMGWRLHAMPTAPKGTAWRVLGHRAPDPRWADWLDLRESELATAPVAEAA from the coding sequence ATGCCTGACATACGACCCGCAATGGGCTCCGGCGCGTTGGTCCTCAACGCCACCTACGAGCCGTTGTGTGTCGTGTCGGTGCGTCGGGCCGCGATCCTGGTGCTCACGGCCAAGGCCGTCTGCGTCGCCGACGGGGACGGTGTCCTGCACAGCGCCTTCGACGCGTTGCCGGTCCCCTCGGTGGTCCGGCTGACCCGCTTCGTCCGGGTGCCGTACCGCACCCACGTCGGGCTCTCCCGGCGGGCGATCTTCGCTCGGGACGGGTGGCGGTGCGCGTACTGCCGGGGCCCCGCTGAGACCATCGACCACGTCTTCCCCCGCAGCCGGGGTGGCCGGCACGTCTGGGAGAACGTGGTCGCTGCCTGTGCCCGCTGCAACCACACCAAGGGGGACAAGACCCCGGCGGAGATGGGATGGCGGCTGCACGCCATGCCCACGGCCCCCAAGGGCACGGCGTGGCGGGTGCTCGGCCACCGGGCGCCCGACCCCCGCTGGGCGGACTGGCTCGACCTGCGGGAGAGCGAGCTGGCGACGGCGCCGGTCGCCGAGGCGGCCTGA
- a CDS encoding class F sortase, giving the protein MLGRGLGRGLRRFRGVAAEASRAAVLVVDPATRRPPGHPVDPRAPGAPVGPRAPGRPVGPRRTGVRGRVGRRAVGSGPGAPVLVVATLMVLIVAMLGVEQVTGTSLLPDRLGAGLRPPPRKFPVLPASPPVEIEIRALDLDAPVHHVGLAADGTIGVPDEKRAHEAAWYDQGPTPGQYGPAVVVGHVDTSTGPAVFHDLKRLRSGDRIEVDRADRSVAVFEVDAVERFDKERLPVDEVFGDFSRPSLRLITCGGRWVGGATGYADNVVVFASLVRARQP; this is encoded by the coding sequence GTGCTCGGCCGTGGCCTCGGGCGCGGGCTGCGCCGGTTCCGTGGGGTGGCGGCCGAGGCGAGCCGCGCGGCGGTACTGGTCGTCGACCCGGCCACCCGGCGGCCACCGGGCCACCCGGTCGATCCGCGGGCACCCGGGGCCCCCGTCGGTCCGCGGGCACCGGGGCGCCCGGTCGGTCCGCGACGGACGGGCGTCCGGGGCCGGGTGGGTCGTCGGGCGGTGGGCTCGGGTCCGGGAGCGCCGGTGCTGGTGGTCGCCACGCTGATGGTGCTGATCGTGGCGATGCTCGGGGTCGAGCAGGTCACCGGAACCAGCCTGCTGCCGGACCGGCTCGGCGCCGGGCTGCGCCCGCCGCCCCGGAAGTTCCCGGTTCTACCGGCCAGCCCGCCGGTGGAGATCGAAATCCGGGCGCTGGACCTGGACGCGCCCGTCCACCACGTCGGGCTCGCCGCCGACGGCACGATCGGCGTACCAGACGAGAAGCGTGCCCACGAGGCCGCCTGGTACGACCAGGGCCCGACTCCGGGGCAGTACGGCCCGGCGGTGGTCGTCGGCCACGTGGACACCTCGACCGGTCCGGCGGTCTTCCACGACCTGAAGCGGCTGCGGTCCGGCGACCGGATCGAAGTCGACCGGGCGGACCGGTCGGTGGCGGTCTTCGAGGTGGACGCGGTCGAGCGGTTCGACAAGGAACGGCTGCCGGTGGACGAGGTCTTCGGCGACTTCAGCCGCCCGAGCCTGCGGCTGATCACCTGTGGCGGCCGCTGGGTGGGCGGGGCGACCGGGTACGCCGACAACGTCGTCGTCTTCGCGTCCCTGGTCCGGGCGCGCCAGCCCTGA
- a CDS encoding Lrp/AsnC family transcriptional regulator: MDDMDWALVRELQADARLSFSELSRRVHLSPPAVAERVRRLEESGVITGYHAHVDLARAGRSVLALIRMSCYGPRCILHDPAVADWPEILEIHRITGDACSMLKVAAGSIDEFEAVIDRLAPYGQPSSTMVLSTPLGWQPVTPLGSEPADRPEPPGRRR, translated from the coding sequence GTGGACGACATGGATTGGGCGCTGGTGCGGGAGTTGCAGGCCGACGCGCGCCTGTCGTTCAGTGAGCTGTCCCGCCGGGTCCACCTCTCCCCGCCGGCGGTGGCCGAACGGGTACGCCGGCTGGAGGAGTCGGGGGTGATCACCGGTTACCACGCCCACGTGGACCTCGCCCGGGCCGGTCGGAGCGTCCTCGCCCTGATCAGGATGTCCTGCTACGGCCCCCGGTGCATCCTGCACGACCCGGCGGTGGCCGACTGGCCGGAGATCCTGGAGATCCACCGGATCACCGGAGACGCGTGCAGCATGCTCAAGGTCGCCGCCGGGTCGATCGACGAGTTCGAGGCGGTGATCGATCGCCTCGCCCCGTACGGCCAGCCGTCCAGCACCATGGTCCTCTCCACCCCGCTGGGCTGGCAGCCGGTCACCCCGCTCGGGTCGGAGCCGGCCGACCGCCCGGAACCGCCCGGCCGCCGCCGCTGA
- a CDS encoding tryptophan 2,3-dioxygenase: MDTTDLRAPTLTATVRPVTPRQRAVRAARNGGGPTLEFAERVPYDAYVHASTLHTLQQPLSGDPGEMSFLMVSQIMELYFGLTCHELREAQRLLRADRIFDALAPLRRTALHLEGLNAAWQSLRWMTPADFNRFRDLLGEGSGFQSAKYRELEFLLGLRDPALIRPFRRQTEVYAQLRAVLDAPSVWDDVIALLARHGFDLLTDLLDRDVAVEHESHPLVESAWVHVYGDAGPDNHLRMLGEALTTVSEEFGDWRYQHLKAVQRAMGAKVGSGGSAGLSWLRRSMERVVFPELWSARTAM; this comes from the coding sequence GTGGACACGACGGACCTGCGGGCGCCCACCCTGACCGCGACGGTTCGCCCGGTGACGCCGCGGCAGCGCGCGGTACGGGCGGCCCGCAACGGGGGCGGCCCGACGCTGGAGTTCGCCGAGCGGGTGCCGTACGACGCGTACGTGCACGCCAGCACGCTGCACACGCTGCAACAGCCGCTCAGCGGTGACCCAGGTGAGATGTCCTTCCTGATGGTCAGCCAGATCATGGAGCTGTACTTCGGGTTGACCTGCCACGAGCTGCGGGAGGCCCAGCGGCTGCTCCGCGCCGACCGGATCTTCGACGCGCTGGCCCCGCTGCGTCGTACCGCCCTGCACCTGGAGGGCCTCAACGCGGCCTGGCAGAGCCTGCGCTGGATGACGCCGGCCGACTTCAACCGGTTCCGCGACCTGCTCGGCGAGGGCTCCGGATTCCAGTCGGCGAAGTACCGGGAGCTGGAGTTCCTGCTCGGGCTCCGCGACCCGGCGCTGATCCGTCCGTTCCGGCGGCAGACCGAGGTGTACGCGCAGCTGCGCGCCGTCCTCGACGCGCCGAGCGTGTGGGACGACGTGATCGCCCTGCTCGCCCGACACGGCTTCGACCTCCTGACCGACCTGCTCGACCGGGACGTGGCCGTCGAACACGAGTCGCACCCGCTGGTCGAGTCGGCCTGGGTGCACGTCTACGGCGACGCCGGCCCCGACAACCACCTCCGGATGCTCGGGGAGGCGCTCACCACGGTCAGCGAGGAGTTCGGCGACTGGCGGTACCAGCACCTCAAGGCGGTGCAGCGGGCGATGGGCGCCAAGGTGGGCAGCGGCGGCTCGGCCGGGCTGTCCTGGCTGCGCCGCAGCATGGAACGGGTGGTCTTCCCGGAACTCTGGTCGGCCCGCACCGCCATGTGA